From Rudanella lutea DSM 19387, a single genomic window includes:
- a CDS encoding DUF6909 family protein produces the protein MNLEPSPPLTRAQESRVAIERLYITMRHLFNRGFYKPSGVSGEEIRQALLTLRPEIYGSVGDAQRVELDGLVYVMDRLPKGIEACRVITLASREGFEHSRFPVLVPAKRRRNCYRIDAEQMVIEVTNGRSEIYDILTHLTFMFMEADKIRRNAIQERGSKTREWQKLEAIVKAGGTVKEEDRELALTYLSSILGRTFEETQRAYARFEETGSTNTGLFQIVYSLGSVSMGELRGENIDREINFTPMLRERIGQHLYGERWARRIKEYIWENGLQDRPVHIVSANPHSVMNCLYAPIALDKSVEYDDLYDLALKLSQSSNRALREQVQAFALDNGLHELHDIAGTSLLVQLIDTGRIDPELLSDEIKANIPTVREEKPLILVMDYAFGEQAFETMDELLKPYERDGQVYPLHVASISIMGKAGILTGDKGDLMIPTSHIFEGTADNYPLDNDFCAADFVGAGLDVFEGAMITVLGTSLQNKEILSYFKNSSWNAVGLEMEGAHYQKAIQAHVRIRQSIPANVKVRYAYYASDNPLLTGATLASGSLGSLGVKPTYLITVKCLEKILG, from the coding sequence ATGAATCTTGAACCCTCTCCACCTCTGACCCGCGCACAGGAGTCGCGGGTAGCCATCGAACGACTGTACATCACTATGCGCCACCTGTTTAACCGGGGTTTTTACAAACCGTCGGGCGTATCGGGCGAAGAAATCCGGCAAGCGCTGCTTACGCTCCGCCCCGAGATTTACGGCTCGGTAGGCGATGCGCAACGGGTCGAACTCGATGGTCTGGTGTACGTAATGGATCGGTTGCCCAAAGGGATCGAAGCCTGCCGGGTAATCACACTGGCCTCACGCGAAGGGTTCGAACACTCCCGTTTTCCGGTGCTGGTACCGGCCAAGCGTCGTCGGAACTGCTACCGGATCGATGCCGAGCAAATGGTCATTGAGGTGACCAACGGCCGTAGCGAGATTTACGACATCCTGACGCACCTCACCTTCATGTTTATGGAGGCCGACAAAATCCGGCGGAATGCCATTCAGGAGCGTGGCAGCAAAACCCGTGAGTGGCAGAAACTGGAGGCCATTGTAAAGGCGGGCGGCACGGTCAAAGAAGAAGACCGCGAACTGGCGCTTACCTACCTTAGCTCGATTCTGGGCCGTACGTTCGAGGAAACCCAGCGTGCTTATGCACGCTTCGAAGAAACTGGCTCCACCAACACCGGTCTGTTTCAGATCGTGTACAGCCTCGGTAGCGTGTCGATGGGCGAACTGCGGGGCGAGAACATCGACCGTGAAATCAACTTCACGCCGATGTTGCGCGAGCGTATCGGTCAGCACCTGTACGGCGAACGCTGGGCCCGGCGTATCAAAGAGTATATCTGGGAAAATGGCCTGCAGGACCGCCCGGTGCACATCGTCAGTGCCAACCCGCACAGTGTCATGAACTGCCTGTACGCGCCCATCGCCCTCGACAAGTCGGTGGAATATGACGACCTGTACGATCTGGCGCTCAAGCTGAGTCAGTCGAGCAACCGGGCCCTGCGCGAGCAGGTGCAGGCGTTTGCGCTCGATAATGGCCTGCACGAGCTGCACGACATAGCGGGCACGAGCCTGCTGGTGCAGCTGATTGATACCGGCCGCATTGACCCTGAGCTTTTATCCGACGAAATCAAGGCTAATATCCCGACGGTTCGGGAGGAGAAACCGCTGATTCTGGTGATGGACTACGCGTTTGGCGAGCAGGCTTTCGAAACGATGGACGAGCTGCTGAAGCCTTACGAGCGCGATGGTCAGGTGTACCCGTTACACGTGGCTTCGATCTCGATCATGGGTAAGGCGGGGATTCTGACCGGCGACAAGGGGGATCTGATGATTCCGACCTCGCACATTTTTGAAGGAACGGCCGATAATTACCCACTGGACAACGATTTCTGCGCGGCCGACTTCGTCGGGGCCGGACTCGACGTATTTGAAGGTGCCATGATTACTGTGCTGGGCACCTCGCTGCAGAACAAAGAGATTCTGAGCTACTTCAAAAACTCGTCGTGGAACGCGGTAGGCCTTGAAATGGAAGGGGCTCACTACCAGAAAGCCATTCAGGCCCACGTTCGGATTCGGCAGAGCATCCCGGCCAATGTGAAGGTCCGGTACGCTTATTACGCATCGGACAACCCGCTGCTAACAGGCGCGACACTGGCCTCTGGCAGTTTGGGTTCGCTGGGTGTGAAGCCCACGTATCTGATTACCGTGAAGTGTCTGGAAAAGATTCTGGGGTAA
- a CDS encoding GMC oxidoreductase, whose product MSFLNIDSVKERTFDAIVVGSGISGGWAAKELTGAGLRTLVLERGRDVKHITDYPTTMMQPWEFPHNGQLTKEYIDANPIASRCYANREDASHFFVKDAEHPYIQEKPFDWIRGYQVGGKSLMWARGTQRWSDFDFEGPARDGFAIDWPIRYKDIAPWYSHVEKFAGISGNKDGLPQLPDGEFLPPHEQSCVEKHFSQQMAKHYNNTRPVIIGRCAHLTKPQPIHYQQGRGQCQNRSICQRGCPYGGYFSSNSSTLPWAAKTGKMTLRPDSVVHSIIYDEKKGKASGVRVIDANTKQMTEYYARVIFVNAACLNSNLILLNSKSSRFPNGLGNDNGLLGKYMAFHNFRTTISAEYEGFQDTITEGIRPNGSYIPRFRNVFKQETDFLRGYAAGFSGSRMTNVDTAGMGESLKANLMQTRYGNWRVGSHMMGETIPKETNYVALDSTLTDPWGIPQLRVSVAYDDNDEKMIKDFHEQMTEMLTVSGFTNIQTHDKPDKAPGLDIHEMGGVRMGNDPKTSLLNKWNQFHNCKNVFVTDGACMTSTSTQNPSLTFMAITARAANYAVGEMKKKNL is encoded by the coding sequence ATGTCATTTCTCAATATAGATTCGGTTAAAGAGCGTACGTTCGATGCCATTGTGGTGGGGTCGGGCATTAGTGGAGGCTGGGCCGCCAAAGAACTGACCGGTGCCGGTTTACGTACGCTGGTGCTGGAGAGGGGCCGCGATGTGAAGCACATTACCGATTACCCCACTACCATGATGCAACCCTGGGAGTTTCCGCATAACGGACAACTGACCAAGGAGTACATCGACGCCAACCCTATTGCCAGCCGGTGCTACGCCAACCGCGAAGACGCCAGCCATTTTTTCGTCAAAGACGCCGAGCACCCGTATATTCAGGAGAAGCCCTTCGACTGGATTCGGGGCTATCAGGTAGGCGGTAAGTCGCTCATGTGGGCGCGCGGAACCCAACGCTGGTCCGACTTCGATTTTGAAGGGCCCGCCCGCGATGGCTTCGCCATCGACTGGCCCATCCGCTACAAAGACATTGCACCCTGGTACAGCCATGTAGAGAAATTTGCGGGAATTTCGGGCAACAAAGACGGCCTGCCGCAACTGCCCGATGGTGAGTTTTTGCCCCCGCATGAGCAGTCGTGCGTGGAGAAGCACTTTAGCCAGCAAATGGCGAAACATTACAACAACACCCGCCCGGTAATTATTGGCCGGTGTGCGCACCTAACCAAGCCACAACCCATTCATTACCAGCAGGGGCGGGGGCAGTGTCAGAATCGGTCGATCTGCCAGCGAGGCTGCCCCTACGGTGGCTATTTCAGCAGTAACTCATCCACGCTGCCCTGGGCTGCCAAAACGGGTAAGATGACCCTCCGGCCGGATTCGGTGGTGCATTCGATTATTTATGATGAGAAAAAAGGAAAGGCATCGGGTGTTCGGGTGATCGACGCCAACACGAAGCAGATGACCGAGTATTACGCTCGTGTCATTTTCGTAAATGCAGCCTGCCTCAACTCCAACCTGATTCTGCTCAACTCAAAGTCGAGCCGCTTCCCGAACGGACTGGGCAACGACAATGGACTGTTGGGTAAATACATGGCGTTCCACAACTTCCGCACGACCATTTCGGCGGAGTATGAAGGATTCCAGGATACGATTACCGAAGGTATCCGGCCCAACGGCAGCTACATTCCGCGTTTCCGCAACGTCTTCAAGCAGGAAACTGACTTTTTGCGGGGCTATGCGGCTGGTTTCAGCGGCAGCCGCATGACGAACGTAGACACGGCGGGTATGGGCGAAAGCCTGAAAGCCAACCTGATGCAGACCAGGTACGGCAACTGGCGAGTGGGCTCGCACATGATGGGCGAAACTATCCCGAAAGAAACCAATTACGTAGCCCTCGACTCAACCCTGACCGACCCCTGGGGCATTCCGCAGTTGCGCGTATCCGTTGCGTACGACGATAACGACGAGAAAATGATCAAGGATTTTCACGAGCAAATGACCGAAATGCTGACGGTATCGGGCTTCACGAATATCCAGACGCACGATAAGCCCGACAAAGCACCCGGCCTTGATATTCACGAAATGGGCGGGGTACGCATGGGTAACGATCCCAAAACGTCGCTGCTAAACAAGTGGAATCAGTTTCATAATTGCAAAAACGTGTTCGTTACCGATGGAGCCTGCATGACTTCAACATCGACCCAGAACCCGTCGCTCACGTTTATGGCGATTACAGCCCGGGCCGCAAATTACGCCGTGGGCGAAATGAAGAAGAAAAATCTATAA
- a CDS encoding alpha/beta hydrolase, which yields MKKTITGLLLLCLVGPLAWAQTSKVQENLTLRSKILSSDRKYAIYLPADYETSDRSYPVLYLLHGGGDDQTGWVQFGEVKHIADKAIADGSATSMIIVMPDANTGVRGYFNDVRGKWRYEDFFFSEFMPYIEKTYRIKPEKRFRAIAGLSMGGGGTLMYTLRHPELFSSACALSASAGPVDIADAEVRLKRTMPDATPEEVKRYYETQNAVILVNNMPEEQKKAVRWYIDCGDDDFLFEMNSLLHIAMRKKEIPHEFRVRDGGHTWTYWRTALPTVLSFITDSFHQR from the coding sequence ATGAAAAAAACGATTACCGGCCTTTTGTTGCTTTGCTTAGTTGGGCCATTGGCCTGGGCTCAAACGAGCAAAGTACAGGAGAACCTGACGCTGCGGAGCAAAATACTGAGCAGCGACCGCAAATACGCGATCTACCTGCCAGCCGATTACGAAACCTCTGACCGCAGTTACCCCGTGCTGTACCTGTTGCATGGCGGGGGCGATGACCAAACCGGCTGGGTGCAGTTTGGCGAGGTGAAGCATATTGCCGACAAAGCCATTGCGGATGGGTCGGCTACGTCGATGATTATTGTGATGCCCGATGCCAATACCGGCGTGCGGGGGTACTTCAACGATGTACGGGGTAAGTGGCGATACGAGGACTTTTTCTTTAGTGAGTTCATGCCGTACATCGAGAAAACGTACCGGATCAAGCCCGAAAAGCGCTTTCGGGCCATTGCAGGCCTGTCGATGGGCGGGGGTGGAACCTTAATGTACACGTTGCGGCACCCTGAGCTGTTTTCGTCGGCCTGTGCACTCAGTGCCTCGGCCGGGCCGGTCGATATAGCCGACGCTGAGGTCCGGCTCAAACGCACCATGCCCGATGCTACCCCGGAGGAAGTAAAGCGGTATTACGAGACGCAGAACGCCGTGATTCTGGTCAACAACATGCCCGAAGAGCAGAAAAAGGCCGTTCGCTGGTACATTGATTGTGGCGACGATGATTTTCTGTTCGAGATGAACTCTCTACTGCATATTGCCATGCGCAAAAAGGAGATTCCGCACGAGTTTCGGGTTCGCGACGG
- a CDS encoding gluconate 2-dehydrogenase subunit 3 family protein codes for MQRRSALKHVALAVGGLMNLPAWASGWTPESIGTSSLLSVSNDALLAEITETIIPETTTPGAKSLNVHQFVQRMIQDCYGDAAKNTLKQGLVSVDQVAQQAFSKPFVNCDSTQRLEVLTQMANSTDPTAKQFVNLVKGLTIQGFRNSEYYMVNQLKFNMAPGFYHGCVTLKS; via the coding sequence ATGCAACGACGTTCTGCCCTAAAACATGTCGCACTGGCTGTCGGTGGGCTTATGAATTTACCGGCCTGGGCTTCTGGCTGGACTCCCGAATCGATTGGAACCTCGTCATTATTGTCCGTTTCCAATGATGCGCTTCTGGCCGAGATCACGGAAACCATTATTCCGGAAACTACGACGCCGGGTGCCAAATCGCTTAATGTCCATCAGTTTGTGCAGCGCATGATTCAGGACTGCTACGGCGATGCGGCCAAAAATACGCTGAAGCAAGGCCTTGTTTCGGTGGATCAGGTGGCACAGCAGGCTTTCTCAAAACCCTTTGTAAACTGTGATTCAACGCAGCGGCTTGAGGTACTTACGCAAATGGCCAACTCGACTGACCCAACCGCCAAACAGTTTGTGAACCTTGTCAAAGGCCTGACCATTCAGGGGTTTCGTAACTCGGAATACTACATGGTCAACCAGTTGAAATTCAACATGGCACCGGGCTTTTATCACGGATGCGTGACCCTGAAAAGTTAG